Proteins found in one Nitrospira sp. genomic segment:
- a CDS encoding B12-binding domain-containing radical SAM protein, whose translation MNVLLLYPTWTGAYGLFGHFARRNSTWPPLNLALLAAIAERHGHNVTILDGESEQVPLDEMVQRAVAMKPDLIGFTATSPFFHLSKTVAEGIKRLAPDIPIAVGGPHITIMKEQALLSCFDYAFIGEAEESWPQFLNAYAQGKELSAVAGIIYRRNGEVVSTGQPADITNLDALPIPARHRLPMSRYKLGTLRGRLPFTSIQTMRGCPWKCIFCASEALKTTEMRVRSPRSVVNEMKQVVETFGTRHFYIVDDVMTLWKDHILEICDLIDREGLQITFEGSTRANLVEEDVIARLVKSGLIRLSFGLETVDPEIRRTMKKQVPLEHYVKANGICNKYGVEALNSVMIGLPGETRETVRATLKFLRQSREVKQANFAIAVPYPGTEFHKLAMNGEKGVRLMTQDFSEYRRYGSAVTTVGELTPNDLIDLQNEGFVSIYSAPWRWIPMLQKHGVIGGSLMLVRVARLLSKKLFAGSGRASQEQLISLGDGAFGRIQEPAMSAQPVGVGPTGSSSAAPLLTIASSSRAAAAPAGHFGHPSNPNG comes from the coding sequence ATGAACGTGTTGTTGCTGTATCCCACATGGACCGGGGCTTATGGACTCTTCGGCCACTTCGCCCGCCGCAATTCGACCTGGCCGCCGTTGAACCTCGCGCTGCTGGCCGCCATTGCCGAACGCCACGGGCACAACGTGACGATCCTCGACGGGGAATCCGAACAGGTTCCGTTGGACGAGATGGTCCAGCGAGCAGTCGCGATGAAGCCGGACCTCATCGGTTTTACGGCGACGAGCCCCTTTTTCCATCTCAGTAAAACCGTCGCGGAAGGCATCAAACGCCTGGCACCGGACATTCCCATCGCCGTGGGCGGCCCCCATATCACCATCATGAAGGAGCAGGCGCTGTTGAGCTGCTTCGACTATGCCTTCATCGGGGAGGCGGAGGAGTCCTGGCCGCAATTCCTGAACGCCTATGCACAGGGCAAGGAGCTGTCGGCGGTCGCCGGGATCATCTATCGGCGGAACGGTGAGGTCGTCTCGACCGGTCAGCCGGCCGACATCACGAATCTCGACGCCTTGCCGATTCCTGCACGGCATCGACTGCCGATGTCCCGATACAAGCTTGGCACACTGCGCGGCCGTCTCCCGTTCACCTCGATTCAGACCATGCGCGGCTGTCCCTGGAAATGCATCTTCTGCGCCTCCGAAGCGCTGAAGACCACCGAGATGCGCGTACGCTCGCCCCGATCGGTCGTGAATGAAATGAAGCAGGTCGTGGAGACATTCGGTACCCGGCATTTTTACATCGTCGACGATGTCATGACGCTCTGGAAGGACCACATTCTGGAGATCTGCGACTTGATCGACCGGGAGGGTTTGCAGATTACATTCGAAGGCAGCACCCGAGCGAATCTCGTCGAGGAAGATGTGATCGCCCGGTTGGTCAAGAGCGGCCTCATCCGTCTGTCGTTCGGACTCGAAACGGTCGATCCCGAAATACGCAGGACGATGAAAAAACAGGTTCCGCTGGAGCACTACGTGAAAGCGAACGGGATCTGCAACAAGTACGGTGTCGAGGCCTTGAACTCCGTGATGATCGGATTGCCGGGGGAAACCAGAGAAACGGTCCGGGCGACCTTGAAATTCCTGCGGCAGTCCAGGGAAGTCAAACAGGCGAACTTTGCCATCGCGGTGCCCTATCCCGGGACCGAGTTTCACAAACTGGCGATGAACGGCGAGAAAGGCGTGCGCTTGATGACGCAGGATTTCTCCGAATACCGGCGCTATGGATCGGCCGTCACCACGGTGGGAGAGCTGACCCCCAATGACCTGATCGACCTCCAGAACGAAGGATTTGTGAGCATCTACTCCGCCCCCTGGCGCTGGATACCCATGCTTCAAAAACACGGGGTCATCGGCGGCTCGCTCATGCTGGTCCGTGTGGCACGCCTCCTTTCCAAGAAGCTGTTCGCTGGTTCAGGGCGGGCCTCGCAAGAGCAGCTCATCAGCCTGGGAGACGGGGCCTTCGGTCGCATTCAGGAACCGGCCATGAGTGCGCAGCCCGTGGGAGTCGGCCCGACCGGCTCGAGCAGCGCGGCTCCGCTGTTGACCATTGCGTCCTCGTCGAGAGCGGCAGCGGCGCCCGCCGGACATTTCGGCCATCCCAGCAACCCCAACGGCTAG
- a CDS encoding pyridoxal phosphate-dependent aminotransferase translates to MAHQTVPASQTPGRLAFSARGERLIGQEMFRVMDRAQALERQGHRIYHLELGSPRMAPPGEIVDGTVQALREKQLGYAPMAGVKELRAALAARYTSLTGEALTDSQVVISPANLLIHQFLDITCNPGDRVVLFTPAFPSYWAAAAHQGLQVRPVLLSERDGFHLTRQAIDDALAAEPTAIVVNNANNPTGALYDPMILRALAERCEEAGIWLLSDETYADLTFDGSFFTLASAQAGYVVAMSSFSKVCSIPGFRTGYAFAHEAVAAKLALSNSTLYSCLPLFTQLGCLAGMKVFDAYASEVRSRGARLIGSCHNRINRSGILHCHKPESGFYLFVDIARTGLDDMTFCRRLLDDHQTAVTPGRSFGEAYASFIRIAVCGQEEDVDEGLSRTIAFAQQLGGCRVQAA, encoded by the coding sequence ATGGCTCATCAGACAGTCCCGGCTTCACAGACACCAGGCCGATTGGCATTTTCAGCGCGGGGCGAGCGCCTGATCGGGCAGGAGATGTTTCGGGTCATGGATCGAGCTCAAGCGCTGGAGCGGCAGGGGCACCGCATCTATCACCTGGAACTCGGGAGTCCCCGCATGGCTCCGCCGGGTGAGATCGTCGACGGCACCGTCCAGGCGCTCCGCGAGAAACAGCTGGGGTACGCGCCGATGGCCGGCGTGAAGGAATTACGTGCCGCCTTGGCGGCTCGATATACCTCGTTAACGGGCGAGGCGTTGACGGACTCCCAGGTCGTGATCAGCCCGGCGAATCTCCTGATTCACCAGTTTCTGGACATCACCTGCAATCCCGGCGACCGCGTGGTGCTGTTCACGCCGGCGTTCCCCTCCTACTGGGCCGCTGCGGCGCATCAGGGACTCCAGGTCAGGCCGGTGCTGCTGTCTGAGCGCGACGGATTTCACCTGACCCGACAGGCTATCGATGACGCGCTGGCTGCCGAACCAACAGCGATTGTCGTCAACAATGCCAACAACCCGACGGGGGCCCTATACGATCCGATGATCCTGCGCGCGCTTGCGGAGCGTTGTGAAGAGGCGGGGATCTGGCTGTTAAGCGATGAAACCTACGCCGATCTGACCTTCGATGGCTCGTTCTTTACCCTCGCCTCGGCGCAAGCCGGATATGTCGTGGCGATGTCGTCTTTTTCAAAAGTATGTTCGATCCCGGGCTTTCGCACCGGATATGCCTTTGCTCATGAGGCGGTGGCGGCGAAACTCGCGCTCTCGAATTCGACCCTCTATTCCTGTCTCCCTCTGTTCACTCAACTGGGTTGCCTCGCCGGCATGAAGGTGTTCGACGCGTATGCCAGCGAGGTTCGATCACGGGGCGCCCGGCTGATCGGATCCTGCCATAACCGCATCAATCGCTCCGGCATCCTGCATTGTCACAAGCCGGAGTCCGGGTTCTATTTGTTTGTCGATATCGCGCGCACCGGACTCGATGACATGACGTTTTGCCGCCGACTGCTGGACGATCACCAGACGGCGGTCACCCCGGGACGTAGTTTCGGCGAGGCCTACGCGTCGTTCATTCGCATTGCCGTGTGCGGGCAGGAAGAGGATGTGGACGAAGGCCTGTCGCGCACGATCGCCTTTGCGCAACAACTGGGAGGTTGCCGTGTCCAAGCCGCTTGA
- a CDS encoding thiamine pyrophosphate-binding protein, whose product MIKVADYIIHTLAERGIDKMFVVYGAANGDLIDAFTRTAATEYVAVMHEQAGGFAAEAYAKVKGVPGVAIATSGPGGMNLLTAMGNCFYDSVPCVFLTGQINSRFLRPDPAIRQIGFQETDIVAMAAPVTKYAKMIVKPEDVRYELEKALWLCQEGRPGPVLLDIPLDVQKTLIDAKQLIGFEPPAAASFDLTVVDEQIVRFITELQHAERPVILVGGGVRLANAQDDVRALGRRLNVPCFPTWNALDVISSDYENYGGRVGTYGGAGRNFGIQNSDLLLSIGSRISGRITGGNVQSFARQAKKYLVEIDPAMVQRKFQQVPFDVNILCDAKVFTQRLLIALDRRSKPLPDYSGWTERVMEWKRQYDPVRPEFFDQRERVHPYAFMRRLSEKMGATDILVGDCGGNIVVSNHAFETKYGQRNLTNNGNSPMGFSFAGAMGAWFAAPSRQVVCTIGDGGFNMNPQELQTFINYGVKVKTFILNNHIYGITKAYQETNFQGRAEACGPKGYNPPDFLKIVQAYGIKTVAIRNHAEMDAKIDEVLRFDGPVVCDVDMHEFHTYEPRIFGWKTPIEDMYPYLPREEFRANMVIEPAEGWMNPEYPDVVCRNDRSQP is encoded by the coding sequence ATGATCAAGGTTGCGGACTACATCATCCATACATTGGCGGAACGGGGAATCGACAAGATGTTCGTGGTCTACGGCGCGGCGAACGGCGACCTCATCGATGCGTTCACCCGCACCGCCGCCACGGAATATGTCGCCGTCATGCATGAGCAGGCCGGCGGGTTTGCAGCCGAGGCCTATGCCAAGGTGAAGGGCGTGCCCGGTGTCGCCATCGCCACGAGCGGACCGGGCGGGATGAATCTCCTCACGGCGATGGGGAACTGCTTTTATGACTCCGTGCCCTGCGTGTTTCTGACCGGCCAGATCAACTCCCGGTTTCTCCGGCCCGACCCCGCCATTCGCCAGATCGGATTCCAGGAGACGGACATCGTCGCCATGGCGGCTCCGGTCACGAAGTACGCCAAGATGATCGTCAAGCCCGAAGACGTGCGATATGAATTGGAGAAGGCGCTGTGGCTCTGCCAGGAAGGACGGCCGGGACCGGTGCTGCTGGATATTCCCCTCGATGTCCAAAAGACACTGATCGATGCCAAACAGCTCATCGGGTTTGAGCCTCCTGCTGCCGCAAGCTTCGATCTGACCGTGGTCGATGAGCAGATCGTCCGCTTCATCACGGAGCTCCAACATGCTGAACGACCGGTCATTCTCGTCGGCGGCGGCGTGCGTCTCGCGAATGCCCAGGATGATGTACGCGCCTTGGGGCGGCGGCTGAACGTGCCCTGCTTTCCGACCTGGAACGCCTTGGACGTGATCAGCTCGGACTACGAAAATTACGGCGGACGGGTAGGAACCTACGGGGGAGCCGGCCGGAACTTCGGCATTCAGAACAGCGACTTGCTGCTGTCCATCGGCAGCCGTATCTCCGGCCGTATCACCGGTGGCAATGTCCAAAGCTTTGCGCGCCAGGCTAAGAAGTATCTCGTCGAAATCGACCCGGCGATGGTGCAGCGGAAGTTTCAGCAGGTGCCGTTCGATGTGAACATTCTCTGCGATGCAAAGGTGTTCACTCAGCGCCTGTTGATTGCCCTGGATCGCCGCAGCAAACCGCTGCCCGACTATTCGGGGTGGACAGAACGGGTGATGGAGTGGAAACGCCAATATGACCCGGTCCGGCCCGAGTTCTTCGACCAGCGCGAGCGGGTGCACCCCTATGCATTCATGCGCCGCCTTTCAGAAAAGATGGGCGCCACGGATATTCTGGTCGGGGACTGCGGCGGGAATATTGTCGTGAGTAACCATGCCTTTGAAACCAAATACGGGCAACGGAATCTCACGAACAACGGCAACTCGCCGATGGGGTTCTCCTTTGCCGGAGCGATGGGCGCCTGGTTTGCCGCGCCAAGCCGTCAAGTGGTCTGCACGATCGGGGACGGGGGCTTCAACATGAATCCCCAGGAACTGCAGACGTTCATCAACTACGGCGTGAAGGTGAAGACGTTCATCCTCAACAACCACATTTACGGCATCACCAAAGCCTATCAGGAAACGAACTTTCAAGGCCGCGCCGAGGCCTGTGGCCCGAAAGGGTACAACCCGCCGGACTTTCTCAAGATCGTGCAGGCCTACGGGATCAAGACCGTGGCCATTCGCAACCATGCCGAAATGGACGCCAAGATCGACGAGGTGCTCCGGTTCGACGGTCCCGTGGTCTGTGATGTGGATATGCATGAATTCCACACCTACGAGCCCAGGATCTTCGGATGGAAGACACCGATCGAGGACATGTATCCCTATCTGCCTCGTGAAGAATTCCGTGCCAACATGGTCATCGAGCCGGCGGAAGGGTGGATGAACCCGGAATACCCCGACGTGGTTTGCCGGAACGATCGGTCACAGCCGTAA
- a CDS encoding NTP transferase domain-containing protein — MGRFADCDVVVLCGGLGTRLQSVVADRPKSMAEIHGRPFVACLVEHFLRHGARRFIFSTGYKGDMIEDWFGRHRGGYETLFVRDPAPLGTGGAVAQAMKLVRSNPFLVLNGDSLCELDPERLLRFHTRKRARVTIAVTPADTREDTGAVTLGEDDRLLSMVEKPRRRMTGYHNAGIYLFDRTVEALFPKSHSWSLERELLPLLITEPCYGFVTASPLYDIGTPERLAHFREVWKDPSVHYPVMSMNQEQGSLL; from the coding sequence ATGGGCCGGTTCGCGGACTGCGATGTGGTCGTTCTATGCGGGGGACTCGGTACACGCCTGCAATCGGTCGTGGCGGATCGCCCGAAATCGATGGCGGAGATTCATGGCCGCCCGTTTGTGGCGTGCCTCGTCGAACATTTCCTGCGGCACGGCGCCCGGCGATTCATTTTCAGCACCGGATATAAGGGCGACATGATCGAGGACTGGTTTGGGCGCCATCGCGGCGGGTATGAAACTCTGTTCGTCCGCGACCCCGCTCCGCTGGGGACGGGCGGAGCGGTCGCGCAAGCCATGAAGCTCGTTCGCAGTAATCCATTTTTGGTGCTGAACGGAGACTCGCTCTGTGAGCTCGATCCGGAGCGACTCCTGCGATTCCATACCCGTAAACGCGCTCGCGTGACGATCGCGGTCACGCCAGCCGATACACGCGAAGATACCGGAGCCGTCACGTTAGGGGAGGACGACCGCCTCCTGTCCATGGTGGAGAAGCCGCGCCGCAGAATGACGGGTTATCACAACGCCGGCATCTATCTGTTCGATCGTACCGTCGAAGCGTTGTTTCCGAAGAGTCATTCCTGGTCCCTGGAGCGCGAGTTACTTCCGCTGCTGATCACCGAACCCTGCTATGGATTCGTCACAGCCAGCCCCCTGTACGACATCGGCACCCCAGAACGCCTCGCGCATTTTCGCGAAGTCTGGAAAGATCCGTCGGTCCATTATCCGGTCATGTCCATGAATCAGGAACAAGGATCGCTGCTGTAA
- a CDS encoding radical SAM protein, which produces MLLVTPPSRVQVYQDLSQDLAAIEPPVWSGLIATFLRQHSCSVAILDAEAEGLNHQQTAERIAVIAPRLAVFVIYGQQPSASTQCMPAGRKVCEILNTLADIPTLVMGTHPSALPKRTLLEEPYTYVCQGEGPSTILGLVIALRAPQHSLREVPGLWHMEQGVPVGNAPAQLLTNLDRELPGQAWDLLDMTRYRAHNWHCFGNLEARAPYASLQTSLGCPFTCSFCCINAPFATPMLRAWSPDNVIAQIDRLVQDYGVSNIKIPDEMFVLNRRHVIGICDRIIERGYRLNIWAYARVDTVQDEVLAKLARAGFTWLGLGIESGSQHVRDGVEKGRFGERDIVTTVDKIRSYGIHVAANYIFGLPDDTMESMRATLDLALTLNTEWANFYCAMAYPGSPLYTLAKQKQWALPDDQGGPGWIGYAQHAYDCRPLPTDHLTATQVLAFRDRAFIEYFTHPQYLNMLHRTFGPHVATHVADMCRRQVRRRYQDEATNAAA; this is translated from the coding sequence GTGTTGCTGGTCACCCCGCCCAGCCGGGTGCAGGTCTACCAGGACCTGAGCCAAGACCTGGCCGCCATTGAACCACCGGTCTGGTCGGGTTTGATCGCGACGTTCTTGCGCCAACACAGCTGCTCCGTTGCCATTCTGGATGCCGAGGCAGAGGGGTTGAACCACCAGCAGACGGCGGAGCGGATCGCCGTCATCGCGCCGCGACTGGCAGTCTTCGTGATCTATGGGCAACAACCCTCCGCGTCCACGCAATGTATGCCGGCCGGCCGGAAGGTGTGCGAAATCCTCAATACACTGGCCGATATTCCCACGCTCGTCATGGGAACGCACCCCTCGGCACTGCCGAAACGGACCCTGTTGGAAGAACCGTATACCTATGTCTGCCAGGGAGAAGGCCCCTCCACGATTCTCGGTCTGGTGATCGCCCTACGCGCGCCTCAACATTCGCTCCGCGAGGTTCCCGGCCTCTGGCACATGGAGCAGGGGGTGCCGGTCGGGAATGCTCCGGCCCAATTGCTGACGAATCTGGATCGCGAGTTGCCGGGGCAGGCCTGGGATCTCCTCGATATGACCCGGTATCGCGCCCACAACTGGCACTGTTTCGGGAATCTGGAAGCGCGTGCGCCCTATGCGTCGCTGCAGACCAGTTTGGGTTGCCCGTTTACCTGCTCTTTCTGCTGCATTAATGCGCCTTTCGCCACGCCGATGTTGCGAGCCTGGAGCCCGGACAACGTCATTGCGCAGATCGACCGGCTGGTCCAGGACTATGGTGTCAGTAATATCAAGATCCCCGATGAAATGTTTGTGCTGAACCGGCGGCATGTCATCGGCATCTGCGATCGCATCATCGAACGAGGATACCGGCTCAATATCTGGGCCTACGCCCGCGTGGACACGGTCCAGGATGAAGTGCTGGCGAAACTCGCGCGGGCGGGATTCACCTGGCTGGGGCTCGGGATCGAATCCGGAAGCCAGCATGTCCGCGACGGCGTCGAAAAAGGCCGCTTCGGGGAACGGGACATTGTAACGACGGTCGACAAGATTCGCTCGTACGGCATTCATGTGGCGGCCAACTATATCTTTGGCCTACCCGACGACACGATGGAGAGCATGCGCGCCACGTTGGACCTGGCCCTCACGCTCAATACGGAGTGGGCCAACTTCTACTGTGCGATGGCGTACCCCGGTTCACCGCTGTACACGCTGGCGAAGCAGAAACAGTGGGCTCTGCCCGATGACCAGGGGGGCCCCGGATGGATCGGGTACGCACAACATGCCTACGACTGCCGTCCCTTGCCGACCGACCATCTCACGGCGACGCAGGTCCTGGCATTCCGGGATCGGGCTTTTATCGAGTATTTCACGCATCCACAGTATCTGAACATGTTGCACCGCACGTTCGGCCCGCACGTCGCGACACACGTTGCGGACATGTGCCGGCGCCAGGTCCGGCGCCGGTATCAGGATGAGGCCACGAATGCAGCTGCCTAG